A stretch of the Paenibacillus dendritiformis genome encodes the following:
- a CDS encoding SurA N-terminal domain-containing protein: protein MTKEVKSLWGCILILCVCILVLAGMLIFKHDRPSAASDASASPDSSTVVATVAGEKITRKEWYEELERQYGAQVMEQMLTARAAEKEGQALGIEVSQKEVEQEIERQMRGYESADAYFQAMTDQLGMSPEQIRQDIHQRLLLEKIATHNVNVSEEELDRYLKEHRDAYEAVDAYQLAHIVVPTREEAEDVLAKLKDGETFASLAGRLSVDEFSSYQEGRLGWIDANDPFFSPSELEAAREMEVGDISEPIAVSDGYAILTVTGKREARSEGEAAIKERARRDVALSKSPPLKEWEEALRKKYNAVVVAAASANG, encoded by the coding sequence ATGACGAAAGAAGTCAAAAGCTTATGGGGCTGCATCCTCATTCTTTGCGTCTGCATCTTGGTGCTCGCCGGCATGCTCATCTTCAAGCATGATCGTCCTTCGGCGGCGTCGGATGCGAGTGCTTCCCCTGATTCCTCAACGGTTGTGGCAACCGTCGCCGGGGAGAAGATAACGCGCAAGGAATGGTATGAGGAATTGGAGCGGCAGTATGGCGCGCAGGTAATGGAACAAATGTTGACAGCCAGGGCGGCAGAGAAGGAAGGGCAAGCGTTAGGCATTGAAGTTAGCCAGAAAGAAGTGGAGCAAGAGATTGAGCGGCAAATGCGGGGATATGAAAGCGCCGATGCATATTTTCAGGCGATGACGGACCAGCTCGGTATGAGTCCGGAGCAGATTCGGCAGGATATCCACCAACGGCTGCTGCTGGAGAAGATCGCGACGCATAACGTGAACGTGTCGGAGGAGGAGCTTGACCGTTATTTGAAGGAGCACCGGGATGCATACGAGGCTGTCGATGCTTATCAGCTCGCTCATATCGTCGTCCCGACCCGCGAGGAAGCGGAAGACGTGCTGGCGAAGCTGAAGGACGGAGAGACCTTCGCCTCCCTGGCAGGAAGGTTGTCGGTCGATGAATTCTCCTCCTATCAGGAAGGCCGTCTCGGATGGATCGATGCTAACGATCCGTTCTTCTCCCCTTCCGAGCTGGAAGCGGCGCGAGAGATGGAGGTAGGCGACATCTCGGAACCGATTGCCGTGAGCGACGGATACGCCATTCTCACGGTAACCGGGAAGCGTGAAGCGCGGTCGGAGGGCGAAGCGGCGATCAAGGAGCGGGCCCGCCGCGATGTGGCGCTGTCCAAATCCCCCCCGCTGAAGGAATGGGAAGAGGCGCTTCGCAAAAAATATAATGCCGTCGTTGTCGCTGCAGCGTCCGCGAACGGGTAA
- the nadC gene encoding carboxylating nicotinate-nucleotide diphosphorylase produces MTLRRQLEAWLQEDIGTGDVTTAFTIPAGHESRGLIHAKEDGMIAGLPVAEAVFEVVDPSLRFKAQVEDGDMVARGTVLAEVEGSTHSILSGERLALNLLQRLSGIATKTNKFVQAIEGLKTKLVDTRKTTPGHRSLEKYAVRVGGGSNHRFGLYDTVMIKDNHIKGAGGIEAAVSRARANIPYTMKIEVEAEAIEQVKEALRAGADIIMLDNMDLGQMREAVALIREAAPHVLIEASGGVTLETIRDKALTGVDVVSVGALTYSFQALDISLDLNEKKEG; encoded by the coding sequence ATGACGCTGCGCCGACAGTTGGAAGCGTGGCTGCAAGAAGATATAGGAACGGGCGATGTCACGACGGCCTTCACCATTCCGGCCGGACACGAGTCCCGCGGCCTCATTCATGCGAAGGAAGACGGCATGATCGCGGGGCTGCCGGTAGCCGAGGCCGTGTTCGAGGTCGTGGATCCTTCGCTCAGGTTCAAGGCCCAGGTCGAAGATGGAGACATGGTTGCACGCGGCACCGTCCTGGCGGAAGTGGAAGGCAGCACGCACAGCATTTTGAGCGGGGAACGGCTCGCCTTGAACCTGCTGCAGCGCTTGTCCGGGATTGCCACGAAGACGAATAAGTTCGTTCAAGCCATTGAAGGCTTGAAGACGAAGCTGGTCGATACGCGCAAGACGACACCGGGCCACCGTTCACTGGAAAAATATGCGGTTCGTGTGGGCGGAGGGAGCAATCACCGCTTCGGCTTGTATGATACCGTCATGATCAAGGACAACCACATCAAGGGCGCCGGCGGGATCGAGGCGGCCGTAAGCCGGGCCCGCGCCAACATTCCGTATACGATGAAGATTGAGGTCGAAGCGGAAGCGATAGAGCAGGTGAAGGAAGCGCTGCGTGCGGGGGCGGACATTATTATGCTGGACAATATGGACCTGGGACAGATGCGCGAGGCAGTCGCCCTCATCCGTGAAGCGGCGCCTCATGTCCTTATCGAAGCATCGGGAGGCGTCACCCTGGAGACGATACGGGACAAGGCGCTGACCGGCGTCGACGTCGTGTCGGTCGGCGCGTTGACCTATTCTTTCCAGGCCTTGGATATCAGCCTCGACTTGAATGAGAAGAAAGAAGGTTAG
- the nadA gene encoding quinolinate synthase NadA has product MEALALARKEEQKQELRERLMQLKKERNAIILAHYYQRDEIQEVADFRGDSFLLAQKAAETDADVIVFCGVHFMGESAKILAPHKTVIIPDERAGCPMADMVNVDGLRKLKAEHPNAKVVTYINSSAEIKAETDICCTSSNAVKVIASLDAEEIIWVPDKNLGHYVEQQTGRSLIKWEGYCNTHDMLTVKDVMEMKAKYPGAPFVVHPECRPEVVAMGDFVGSTTAIIDYCKRSDAADIIVGTEDGTGYQLRKDSPEKRFHFATKYLVCPNMKVNNLKKLVKCLETMQPQIYVPPQVAEKARLSLERMLQVK; this is encoded by the coding sequence TTGGAAGCACTGGCGTTGGCACGGAAGGAAGAGCAGAAGCAGGAGCTCCGTGAACGGTTGATGCAGTTGAAGAAAGAGCGCAACGCCATCATATTAGCTCATTATTATCAACGGGATGAGATTCAGGAAGTCGCCGATTTCAGGGGAGATTCCTTTCTGCTGGCGCAGAAGGCCGCAGAGACCGACGCAGACGTTATCGTCTTCTGCGGAGTCCACTTCATGGGGGAGAGCGCCAAAATATTGGCTCCCCACAAAACGGTCATTATCCCCGATGAGCGGGCAGGCTGTCCGATGGCCGACATGGTCAATGTCGACGGGCTACGGAAGCTGAAGGCGGAGCATCCGAATGCCAAAGTCGTTACCTATATCAATTCCTCCGCGGAGATTAAGGCGGAAACCGATATTTGCTGTACTTCCTCCAATGCGGTGAAGGTCATCGCTTCGCTGGATGCGGAGGAGATCATCTGGGTTCCCGACAAGAACCTGGGCCATTATGTAGAGCAGCAGACCGGCCGATCCCTGATCAAATGGGAAGGCTATTGCAATACGCACGATATGCTGACCGTGAAGGATGTCATGGAGATGAAGGCGAAGTATCCGGGCGCGCCGTTCGTCGTGCATCCGGAATGCCGCCCGGAAGTCGTGGCCATGGGCGATTTCGTCGGCAGCACGACCGCCATCATCGATTATTGCAAACGGTCGGATGCGGCCGATATTATTGTAGGGACAGAGGACGGGACCGGATACCAGCTTCGGAAGGACAGCCCGGAGAAGCGATTCCACTTCGCGACGAAGTATCTCGTCTGTCCGAATATGAAGGTAAATAATCTCAAAAAACTCGTGAAATGCCTCGAAACGATGCAGCCGCAGATTTATGTGCCGCCGCAGGTTGCCGAGAAAGCACGGTTATCTTTGGAGCGCATGTTACAGGTCAAGTAG
- the folP gene encoding dihydropteroate synthase, which translates to MLQPTWRQRTYRWANGALTLGQRTLIMGILNVTPDSFSDGGRYNRVDAALRHAEEMLEAGADIIDIGGESTRPGHQPVGQEEELERVMPVIEALRRELPQAPISVDTYKAEVARQALEAGAHIINDIWGCKKEPEMAHVAARYGCPLILMHNRPERRYERFVEEVKADLLESVELAIAAGVKDDQIWLDPGIGFAKTGEDNLVLMSHLDELCALGYPVLLGTSRKKFIRDTLQLPIDDVVEGTAATVALGIAQGCQIVRVHDVASIARTARMCDAVLYR; encoded by the coding sequence ATGCTGCAGCCGACATGGCGGCAACGAACTTATCGTTGGGCGAACGGTGCCCTGACCCTCGGTCAGCGCACCTTAATTATGGGTATATTGAATGTGACCCCGGATTCCTTCTCGGACGGCGGGCGGTACAACCGCGTGGATGCGGCTTTGCGGCACGCGGAAGAGATGCTGGAAGCGGGCGCCGATATTATCGATATCGGCGGGGAGTCGACTCGTCCGGGCCATCAGCCCGTGGGGCAGGAGGAAGAGTTGGAGCGGGTGATGCCGGTCATCGAGGCGCTCCGTCGGGAGCTCCCGCAGGCGCCAATCTCGGTGGACACCTATAAGGCGGAGGTGGCCCGGCAAGCACTGGAGGCTGGAGCCCATATTATTAATGATATCTGGGGCTGCAAGAAGGAACCGGAGATGGCGCATGTCGCCGCCCGCTATGGATGTCCTCTCATCTTGATGCATAACCGGCCGGAACGGCGATATGAGCGGTTCGTCGAAGAGGTGAAGGCCGACTTGCTCGAAAGCGTGGAGCTGGCCATAGCGGCAGGAGTGAAGGACGATCAGATTTGGCTCGATCCCGGAATCGGCTTCGCCAAGACCGGGGAGGACAACCTTGTCCTGATGAGCCATCTCGACGAGCTGTGCGCGTTAGGATATCCGGTATTGCTCGGCACGTCCCGCAAGAAATTCATCCGGGATACGCTGCAGCTGCCGATCGACGATGTGGTGGAAGGAACGGCGGCGACGGTGGCGCTCGGCATAGCGCAGGGTTGCCAGATCGTGCGCGTCCATGATGTCGCGTCGATCGCGCGGACGGCGCGGATGTGCGACGCGGTGCTGTACCGCTGA
- the ftsH gene encoding ATP-dependent zinc metalloprotease FtsH: MNRFIKNSGFYLILFLVVVGFVQFIGNGNEATDTPSYDQFRKELSANNIQEMTVQYEGRAYLVIGKYNKIPEGAKSQQFVTYIPDSNPAVEEIMNAGDNQQSLKISWKKMEEQSLWLTFLTSIIPFIIMFILFFFFFNQAQGGGGKVMNFGKSRARLYNEEKKRVTFEDVAGADEEKQELVEVVEFLKDPRKFAALGARIPKGVLLNGPPGTGKTLLARAVAGEAGVPFFSISGSDFVEMFVGVGASRVRDLFENAKKNAPCIIFIDEIDAVGRQRGAGLGGGHDEREQTLNQLLVEMDGFGANEGIIIIAATNRPDILDPALLRPGRFDRQITVDRPDVKGREAVLKVHARNKPLNKNVNLDTIAKRTTGFTGADLENLLNEAALLAARKNHKDITMTDVDEAIDRVIVGTEKRSRMISDREKRIVAFHEAGHTIIGYFLEHADMVHKVTIIPRGRAGGYVIMLPKEDRMLVTKQELLDKVTGLLGGRVAEELFIGEIGTGAYSDFQQATRIVRSMIMEYGMSEKLGPMQFGNRQGEVFLGRDLGHEQNYSDAIAYEIDQEMQRIMNECYERAKKLLTERSREVSLIANTLLEVETLELEQIKQLIENGKLSEGTPASTDAPEAGTPVIETTGDVKVNLVGKPEKLGPTQWDGSPSGHPTGDIPNESSPADNRGDSTELPKAEPASEEPKAPADKDEPPHDKKDEQ; the protein is encoded by the coding sequence ATGAATCGGTTCATCAAGAATTCTGGTTTTTATCTGATTCTTTTTTTGGTCGTGGTAGGATTTGTCCAGTTCATCGGCAACGGCAATGAAGCCACGGACACGCCGAGTTATGACCAGTTCCGTAAAGAGCTTTCGGCTAACAATATACAAGAAATGACGGTTCAGTATGAAGGTCGGGCTTATTTGGTCATCGGTAAATATAACAAGATTCCAGAAGGGGCGAAATCCCAGCAGTTCGTAACGTATATTCCGGATAGCAATCCGGCCGTCGAAGAGATAATGAATGCAGGGGATAATCAGCAGTCACTGAAGATTAGTTGGAAAAAGATGGAGGAACAAAGCCTCTGGCTGACGTTTCTGACGTCGATTATTCCATTTATCATTATGTTCATCCTGTTCTTCTTCTTCTTTAACCAAGCGCAGGGCGGCGGCGGCAAGGTAATGAACTTCGGCAAGAGCCGCGCACGCTTGTATAATGAAGAGAAGAAACGCGTCACCTTTGAAGACGTCGCGGGTGCGGATGAAGAGAAGCAGGAGCTGGTAGAGGTTGTCGAGTTCCTCAAGGATCCGCGCAAGTTCGCAGCCCTTGGCGCCCGCATTCCGAAGGGCGTGCTGCTCAACGGCCCTCCGGGTACCGGTAAGACATTGCTGGCCCGTGCCGTGGCAGGGGAAGCAGGCGTACCGTTCTTCAGCATCTCCGGATCCGACTTCGTGGAAATGTTCGTCGGTGTCGGCGCATCCCGGGTCCGCGACCTGTTCGAGAATGCGAAGAAGAATGCGCCATGTATCATTTTCATTGACGAGATCGATGCTGTCGGCCGTCAACGGGGCGCCGGACTAGGTGGCGGCCATGACGAACGGGAGCAGACGCTCAACCAGTTGCTGGTCGAGATGGATGGCTTCGGAGCCAACGAAGGCATCATCATTATCGCGGCGACGAACCGTCCGGATATTCTGGACCCGGCATTGCTCCGTCCTGGACGCTTTGACCGCCAGATTACGGTTGACCGCCCGGATGTGAAGGGCCGCGAGGCGGTGCTGAAGGTGCACGCCCGCAATAAGCCGTTGAACAAAAACGTGAACCTCGATACGATCGCCAAGCGGACGACGGGCTTCACCGGCGCCGACTTGGAGAACTTGCTCAATGAGGCGGCGCTGCTGGCAGCCCGCAAAAATCATAAAGACATTACGATGACGGACGTAGACGAGGCGATCGACCGCGTCATCGTCGGAACGGAGAAGCGCAGCCGCATGATCAGCGATCGCGAGAAGCGGATTGTTGCTTTCCATGAAGCCGGACATACGATTATCGGCTACTTCCTGGAGCATGCGGATATGGTCCACAAGGTAACCATCATTCCGCGCGGCCGTGCCGGCGGTTACGTCATCATGCTGCCGAAGGAAGACCGCATGCTGGTGACGAAGCAGGAATTGCTGGACAAAGTCACGGGATTGCTCGGGGGCCGTGTCGCCGAAGAACTGTTCATCGGCGAGATTGGCACCGGCGCATACAGCGACTTCCAGCAGGCGACCCGCATCGTGCGCAGCATGATTATGGAATACGGCATGAGCGAGAAGCTTGGACCGATGCAGTTCGGCAATCGTCAAGGAGAAGTGTTCTTGGGCCGAGACCTCGGTCACGAGCAGAACTATTCCGACGCGATTGCCTATGAGATCGACCAAGAGATGCAGCGCATCATGAATGAATGCTATGAGCGCGCGAAGAAGCTCTTGACCGAGCGCTCTCGCGAAGTGAGCTTGATCGCGAATACGCTTCTTGAGGTCGAGACCTTGGAGCTGGAGCAGATCAAACAGCTTATCGAGAATGGCAAGCTGAGCGAGGGAACACCTGCATCGACGGACGCGCCGGAAGCCGGCACGCCGGTTATTGAGACGACGGGCGATGTGAAGGTGAATCTGGTAGGCAAGCCGGAGAAGCTTGGGCCGACGCAATGGGATGGTTCACCGTCCGGTCATCCGACAGGCGATATTCCGAACGAATCTTCTCCTGCTGACAATCGCGGCGACTCCACCGAGCTGCCGAAGGCGGAACCGGCATCCGAGGAGCCGAAGGCTCCTGCTGACAAGGATGAGCCGCCGCATGACAAGAAAGACGAACAATAA
- a CDS encoding anthranilate synthase component II — protein MILVIDNYDSFTYNLVQYLGELGEEVQVYRNDEIDLAGIERLQPDHLLLSPGPCTPNEAGITLQVIEHFAGRIPILGVCLGHQAIGQAFGGEVIRAGRLMHGKTSPILHQGQSIFAGLPSPFTATRYHSLIVDRASLPACLAITAETAEGEIMGLQHREYPIVGVQFHPESIISEHGHQMLRHFLSMAAPAR, from the coding sequence ATGATTCTGGTTATTGATAACTATGATTCGTTTACGTACAACTTGGTGCAATATTTGGGGGAACTCGGCGAAGAGGTGCAGGTCTATCGCAATGACGAGATCGATCTCGCGGGGATTGAACGGCTGCAGCCGGATCATCTGCTGCTGTCGCCCGGCCCATGCACCCCGAATGAAGCGGGCATCACATTGCAGGTGATAGAGCATTTCGCGGGCAGGATCCCGATTCTGGGCGTATGTCTCGGCCATCAGGCCATCGGGCAAGCCTTTGGGGGCGAGGTTATCCGTGCCGGGCGGCTGATGCATGGGAAGACGTCGCCGATCCTTCATCAGGGTCAGTCGATCTTCGCCGGCTTGCCGAGTCCCTTCACGGCGACCCGGTATCATTCGCTTATCGTCGATCGGGCGAGTCTGCCGGCTTGCCTGGCGATTACGGCGGAGACGGCCGAAGGGGAAATTATGGGGCTTCAGCATCGGGAATATCCGATTGTCGGCGTTCAATTCCATCCGGAGTCGATTATTTCCGAGCATGGCCACCAGATGCTGCGCCATTTCTTGAGCATGGCGGCGCCGGCGCGATGA
- a CDS encoding type III pantothenate kinase, whose translation MILVIDIGNTNIVLGVYEGDKLLHNWRLSTSRQSTTDEYGVMIYNLFTMTKLSVTDIEGVILSSVVPPIMHTMEMLCKKYLNKAPLIVGPGVKTGLNIRIENPREVGADRIVNAVAAIELYGGLKPLVVVDFGTATTFDVIDVKGNYIGGAIVPGIGVSTEALYQRAAKLPRIELTKPKSVIGRNTVHSMQAGIIFGYAGQVDGIVDRITNELGAEPTVIATGGMAELIASESRTIDTTNPLLTLEGLRLIYNRNKL comes from the coding sequence GTGATACTCGTTATCGATATAGGGAACACCAACATTGTCCTGGGCGTATACGAGGGAGACAAGCTGCTTCATAACTGGCGCTTGTCGACGAGCCGGCAGTCGACGACAGATGAATACGGCGTTATGATATACAATCTGTTCACGATGACGAAGCTGTCGGTGACGGATATCGAAGGCGTCATTCTATCTTCGGTCGTTCCGCCGATTATGCATACGATGGAGATGCTGTGCAAGAAATATTTGAACAAGGCTCCGCTCATTGTCGGACCCGGCGTCAAGACCGGACTCAATATCCGGATCGAGAATCCGCGCGAGGTCGGGGCAGACCGGATCGTGAACGCGGTGGCGGCCATCGAATTGTATGGCGGCTTGAAGCCGCTTGTCGTCGTCGACTTCGGGACGGCGACGACATTCGATGTCATCGACGTCAAGGGCAACTATATCGGCGGCGCGATCGTGCCGGGCATCGGCGTGTCTACCGAAGCGCTGTATCAGCGGGCGGCCAAGCTGCCGCGGATTGAATTGACGAAGCCCAAGTCGGTGATTGGGCGCAATACGGTTCATTCCATGCAGGCCGGCATTATTTTCGGATACGCCGGCCAGGTGGACGGCATCGTGGACCGTATAACCAATGAGCTTGGAGCCGAACCTACCGTTATCGCCACCGGCGGCATGGCGGAGCTTATTGCGAGCGAATCGCGGACGATTGATACGACGAACCCGTTGTTGACGCTCGAAGGCTTGCGCCTTATTTATAATCGGAACAAATTGTAA
- the cysK gene encoding cysteine synthase A, whose product MTRIVNNVTELIGNTPLVRLNRIVPEGSAEIYVKLEYQNPGASVKDRIAISMIEVAEQEGLLKPGDTIVEPTSGNTGIGLAMVAAAKGYKAILVMPETMSIERRNLLRAYGADLVLTPGAEGMNGAVRKAEELVQENPSYFMPQQFKNKANVKVHRETTGPEIVEAIRSLDGKLDAFVAGIGTGGTISGTGEVLKENFPGIRIVAVEPSASPLLSGGKPGPHKIQGIGANFIPEILNRDIYDQIIAVDNEDAFEVARQVAKSEGILCGISSGAAIHAALQVARELGEGKRVIAVVPSNGERYLSTPLFNFEN is encoded by the coding sequence ATGACAAGAATCGTCAATAATGTAACCGAATTGATTGGGAATACTCCACTGGTACGGTTGAACCGCATCGTGCCGGAAGGTAGTGCCGAGATTTATGTCAAGCTCGAATATCAGAATCCGGGAGCCAGCGTGAAAGACCGGATCGCAATCAGCATGATTGAAGTGGCGGAGCAGGAAGGCTTGCTGAAGCCCGGCGACACGATCGTCGAGCCAACGAGCGGCAACACCGGAATCGGCCTGGCGATGGTAGCGGCAGCCAAAGGTTACAAGGCCATTCTTGTCATGCCGGAGACGATGAGCATCGAACGGCGCAACCTGCTGCGCGCATACGGAGCGGATCTTGTGCTTACCCCGGGCGCGGAAGGAATGAACGGGGCCGTGCGGAAGGCAGAGGAGCTTGTTCAAGAGAATCCTTCTTATTTCATGCCGCAGCAGTTCAAAAATAAAGCTAATGTCAAGGTGCACCGGGAGACGACAGGGCCGGAGATTGTCGAAGCGATTCGTTCGCTGGACGGCAAGTTGGATGCATTCGTGGCCGGAATCGGCACCGGCGGAACAATCTCGGGAACCGGCGAAGTGCTGAAGGAGAACTTCCCGGGCATCCGCATCGTTGCGGTCGAACCGTCTGCTTCTCCGCTTCTGTCGGGAGGCAAGCCGGGACCGCATAAGATCCAAGGCATCGGGGCGAACTTCATTCCGGAGATTCTGAACCGTGACATCTACGATCAGATCATTGCGGTGGACAATGAAGATGCGTTCGAGGTGGCCCGCCAGGTAGCGAAGTCGGAAGGCATTCTGTGCGGCATCTCATCGGGAGCGGCCATTCATGCGGCTCTTCAGGTCGCCCGCGAGCTGGGCGAAGGGAAGCGCGTCATCGCCGTGGTGCCTAGCAATGGCGAGCGTTACTTGAGCACGCCGTTGTTCAACTTCGAGAATTAA
- the hslO gene encoding Hsp33 family molecular chaperone HslO, with amino-acid sequence MNDMLGQQPEERENMQDMLIRGTGLGGKVRIFAVRTTGLVNELQRRHGTYPTATAALGRTVTAAAMMGAMLKGDEKLTVQVKGDGPIGQIVADANAHGEVRGYVTHPQVHLASNAQGKLDVAGAVGRSGFIHVIKDLGLKEPYRGSSPIISGELAEDFTYYFATSEQTPSAVGLGVLVDVDNSVLHAGGFIVQLLPGLTEEQINQIEHSLSVLPPVTSLLDQGMELDELVIWIISDANVLERMPIRFQCQCSRERVERTLISVGKGELTAMIEEDGQAEVVCHFCNEKYTFGREELEQLREQAQQA; translated from the coding sequence ATGAACGATATGTTAGGACAGCAACCCGAAGAGAGGGAGAATATGCAGGACATGCTGATTCGCGGCACCGGACTGGGCGGCAAGGTCCGCATCTTCGCGGTGCGCACGACCGGGCTGGTCAATGAATTGCAGCGGCGCCATGGCACCTACCCGACGGCGACGGCTGCGCTTGGCCGCACGGTTACCGCAGCCGCCATGATGGGCGCCATGCTGAAGGGCGATGAGAAATTGACCGTTCAGGTCAAGGGGGACGGACCTATCGGACAGATTGTCGCCGATGCGAACGCCCATGGGGAGGTGCGCGGCTATGTTACGCATCCGCAGGTGCATCTGGCCAGCAACGCCCAGGGGAAGCTGGACGTGGCGGGAGCGGTCGGACGCAGCGGCTTCATCCATGTCATCAAAGATCTGGGCCTGAAAGAGCCGTATCGCGGCAGCTCCCCGATCATTTCCGGGGAATTGGCCGAGGACTTCACGTATTACTTCGCCACCTCCGAGCAGACCCCGTCTGCCGTAGGTCTCGGAGTGCTGGTGGACGTCGACAATTCGGTCCTGCATGCGGGAGGCTTTATTGTACAATTGCTGCCTGGGCTGACCGAAGAACAGATCAATCAGATCGAGCATTCGCTTAGTGTTCTCCCTCCCGTGACCTCCCTGCTGGATCAAGGCATGGAGCTGGATGAACTGGTGATCTGGATTATCAGTGACGCGAACGTATTGGAACGGATGCCGATCCGCTTCCAATGCCAATGCTCCCGGGAACGGGTGGAGCGGACATTGATTAGTGTAGGCAAGGGCGAGTTGACGGCGATGATTGAAGAGGATGGCCAGGCGGAGGTCGTCTGTCATTTTTGCAACGAGAAGTACACATTTGGAAGAGAAGAGCTGGAACAACTGCGTGAACAGGCGCAGCAAGCCTAG
- the nadB gene encoding L-aspartate oxidase, with translation MANRIPRYLIDFALEDMEQVHTDVIVIGAGIAGLYTAIQASREHRVLMITKKSLFDSNTRYAQGGIAAVFADDDSPAYHSQDTLIAGAGLCDPEAVNVLVHEGPAGVQELMRMGASFDEENGAIALTREGAHSHRRILHANGDATGYEIVRALAERIQQLEQVTIWDEHFVIDLVTDEDECCGAIVQRADGKRVFVSGQATVICSGGTGQLYRYTTNPEVATGDGIAMAYRAGAYIQDMEFIQFHPTVLSYPGAPRFLISEAVRGEGAYLRNIRGERFMEKYHPQLELAPRDVVARAIVSEMEATKSTFVYLDITHEPEEMVKHRFPTIYDTCLQYGLDLTSDWIPVSPAAHYMMGGIKTDLWGETNIRRLFACGEVSSTGVHGANRLASNSLSEAIVYGKRIVERIAALEPRAGACPHASSQRDHHEPCIQPMVERRLKLQKVMVRHVGLRRHAEGLMKGLGELNRQAAVFAMRLTKREEYEFANMLICAMLVAESALWREESRGAHAREDFPERDDERWCKHTLLHREYGMTEERVSIV, from the coding sequence ATGGCGAATCGGATTCCCCGTTACTTGATAGACTTTGCACTCGAAGATATGGAGCAAGTTCATACTGACGTCATTGTGATTGGCGCCGGTATTGCCGGCCTCTATACCGCTATCCAGGCAAGCCGGGAACACCGGGTGCTCATGATAACGAAGAAGTCGCTGTTCGACAGCAATACGCGTTATGCGCAGGGCGGGATTGCAGCCGTGTTCGCGGACGATGACTCCCCGGCTTACCACAGTCAGGATACGTTGATTGCCGGGGCGGGCCTGTGCGATCCCGAGGCAGTCAATGTGCTGGTCCATGAAGGACCGGCCGGCGTCCAGGAACTGATGCGGATGGGGGCCTCCTTCGATGAGGAGAACGGCGCCATTGCCTTGACGCGGGAAGGGGCGCACAGCCATCGCCGCATTTTGCATGCGAACGGGGATGCCACCGGATACGAGATTGTGCGCGCCCTGGCAGAGCGAATTCAGCAGTTGGAGCAGGTCACGATCTGGGACGAGCATTTCGTTATCGATCTCGTTACGGATGAAGACGAATGCTGCGGGGCGATTGTACAGCGGGCGGACGGCAAGCGCGTGTTCGTCAGCGGCCAGGCTACGGTGATTTGTTCCGGGGGGACCGGACAGTTGTACCGATATACGACGAACCCGGAGGTCGCCACAGGCGACGGGATCGCTATGGCATACCGCGCGGGAGCTTATATTCAGGATATGGAGTTCATTCAATTCCATCCCACGGTGCTCAGCTACCCGGGGGCGCCGCGTTTTCTCATCTCGGAGGCGGTGCGGGGCGAAGGCGCCTATTTGCGCAATATTCGGGGAGAGCGCTTCATGGAGAAATATCATCCTCAGCTGGAGCTTGCGCCGCGCGACGTGGTAGCCCGGGCGATCGTCAGCGAGATGGAAGCGACCAAGTCGACCTTTGTCTACCTGGATATAACCCACGAGCCTGAGGAGATGGTCAAGCATCGCTTTCCGACGATTTACGACACCTGTCTGCAATACGGTCTGGATCTGACGAGCGACTGGATTCCGGTCTCGCCGGCGGCCCACTACATGATGGGCGGCATCAAGACGGATTTGTGGGGAGAAACCAATATCCGCCGTCTGTTCGCTTGCGGCGAAGTGTCCTCGACCGGCGTGCATGGGGCGAATCGTCTGGCCAGCAACTCTTTATCGGAAGCGATCGTGTACGGGAAGCGAATCGTGGAACGGATTGCCGCGCTTGAACCGCGGGCAGGGGCCTGTCCCCATGCCTCATCTCAGCGGGATCATCATGAGCCCTGCATCCAGCCGATGGTGGAGCGCCGGCTGAAGCTGCAGAAGGTGATGGTCCGGCATGTCGGGCTTCGCCGCCACGCGGAAGGTCTGATGAAGGGCTTGGGAGAGTTAAACCGCCAGGCGGCTGTCTTTGCGATGAGGCTGACGAAGCGGGAGGAATATGAATTCGCCAATATGCTGATCTGCGCCATGCTGGTCGCCGAATCCGCCTTGTGGCGGGAAGAGAGCCGCGGCGCTCATGCGCGGGAGGATTTCCCCGAGCGGGATGACGAGAGATGGTGCAAGCATACCCTGCTGCATCGTGAATATGGAATGACGGAGGAGCGAGTGAGCATTGTATAG